In the genome of Corynebacterium glucuronolyticum DSM 44120, the window CCGCATACCGATAAAGTGCCTCCAGGCCCGCAGGTTTCCCGTCACTACGATGCGTGACTCCGTCGCGTTAGGGAGCACAGCCCGTGCGGCCTGCCGTGCCTGCTTCATGCGCAGCAGCGCGTTGGGTTCGTCGGAAAGCTTCTGTTCGAGCGAGGACAAGATCTCTTCGAAGGCGAACCGAGTGTCATCCACGGTTCGCATGAACAGTCTTTCCAACTGTTCATCGCCTGCGATTTCATCAGGGACGACAACCTCGGTTTCACCGGGGTGAACGAAGCGTTGAGATAGTTGCGAGAAGGAAAAATGCCGGTGGCGGACGAGTTCGTGCGTAGCCGAGCGGGAAATTCCGCGCACATACATCGACGCGGAGGCGTGCTCCAGCAGCGACAGGTGTCCAACCTCCATAATGTGCCGGACATACGCCGCGTTGGTGGAGGTTCGGGGATTCGGCTTGTTAAACGTTTCGTAGCAGGCACGGCCGGCAAACTCCACTAACGCTTCTGGGGAGTCCACCGCATCCGTTGTCCACTCGATGCCCTCGGGCTTGTGAAACTCGGTCAGCGCGATGAGCTCGACAGAAAGGTCAGCGTGTGTTGCCATGGCTTACAGCCCCAGGTAGCTATCAAGGCCGACGGTGAGGCCCGGGTGCGAACAAATGTTTCGCACTCCGACAAGCACGCCGGGGATAAAGCTGGTGCGATCGTAGGAGTCCTGCTTGATGGTCAGCGACTGCCCCTGCGTACCAAAGATCACCGTCTCGTGTGCGACGGCACCGGTCATGCGGATAGCGTGCACCGGGACGCCTTTAACGTCCGCACCGCGGGCTCCGTCGAGGCTCTGCTCGGTGGCATCGGGCTCGCTGGTGGCCTCGCGGGCGGCAGCGATACCCTCGGCGGTGTGGATGGCGGTGCCGCTCGGGGCATCGACCTTGTTCGGGTGGTGCATTTCAATGACTTCCGCAGACTCAAAGAACGGCGCAGCCTGACGGGCAAAGGCCATAGTGAGAACAGCCGAGATGGCGAAGTTCGGGGCGATGAGCACGCCTTGGCCTTCCTTGCCCTCGAGCCAGGAGTTCACGGTGGCGATTCGCTCTTCATCAAAACCGGTCGTGCCGATGACGGCATCAATGCCGTTGTCGATGTAGAAGCGGAGGTTGTCCATCACGACAGACGGTGTGGTGAAGTCCACAACGACCTCCGCCCCGGCCTTGACCAATTCTTCCAGGGAGTCATCCCTGTCCACTGCTGCAACCAGCTCGAGGTCCTCGGCGGCAGTCACCCCCTCAACCACAGCCTGGCCGACGCGGCCTTTTGCACCTACAACTCCAACTTTACGTAAAGACATGTTCATCATCCTACTAGCAACCGCAACGAGGAAGCGTCGACAAGCAAAAACCGCCACCCACGCGGTGGGTGACGGTGAGCTCCATCTCTAACAGGACGGACCTGGAGAGGCAATCCTCTAGGGGACGGCGCACGGGCGCGTCCCCTGGGGATGAACCCGTTTACGGTTTACCGGCTCCGTCTTAATGGCACCGTTTTTACCGGCTACGGACTAGTGGCCATCGACCGGGATGAGGGAGATCTTGCCACGGTTGTCGATATCCGCGATCTCGACCTCGACCTTCTCGCCGACGTTGATAACATCCTCTACCTTCTCGATGCGCTTCTTGCCACCGAGCTTCGAGATGTGGATGAGTCCGTCGCGGCCAGGAAGGATGGAGACGAAGGCACCGAAGTTGGCGATCTTCACCACGGTGCCGAGGAAGCGCTCGCCCACCTTCGGCATCTGCGGGTTAGCCACAGCGTTGATCTTCTCAATCGCTGCATCGGCTGCTGCGCCCGTCGTGGCGGACACGTACACGGTGCCGTCCTCCTCGATGGACACATCAGCACCGGTCTCCTCGGTGATGGCGTTAATGTTCTTGCCCTTCGGCCCAATAACCTCGCCGATCTTGGACACCGGAACCTTGATGGAGGTGATGCGCGGTGCGAAGTCACTCATCTCGTCCGGCTCCTCGATGACCTGTGCCATCGTGTCGAGGATCTCCAGGCGGGCCTCGTGTGCCTGCTGGAGGGCAGCGGCGAGGACGTTGGAGGGAATACCGTCGAGCTTGGTATCCAGCTGCAGGGCGGTCACGATCTCGGACGTACCGGCAACCTTGAAGTCCATGTCACCGAAGGCATCCTCAGCGCCGAGGATGTCGGTCAGTGCCGTGTAGTGCATCTTGCCGTCGATCTTGTCGGAGACAAGACCCATGGCGATGCCGGCAACGGGTGCCTTCAGCGGAACGCCAGCGTTGAGCAGCGACAGCGTGGAGGCACAGACGGAGCCCATGGAGGTAGAGCCATTAGAGCCGAGGGCCTCAGAGACCTGGCGGATGGCGTACGGGAACTCCTCCTTGGAGGGGATCACCGGCAGCAGGGCGCGCTCAGCAAGCGCACCGTGGCCGATCTCGCGGCGCTTCGGGGAACCCACGCGACCCGTCTCACCGGTGGAGTACGGCGGGAAGTTGTAGTGGTGGATGTAGCGCTTGGAGGTCACAGGCGACAGGGAGTCGATCTGCTGCTCCATCTTCAGCATGTCCAAAGTGGTGACGCCGAGGATCTGTGTCTCGCCACGCTCGAAGAGGGCGGAGCCGTGTGCGCGCGGAACGAGCTCGACCTCGACGGAGAGGTCACGGATCTGCTTGACATCGCGACCGTCGATGCGGAAACCCTCGGTGAGGATGCGGTGGCGCACGATTTCCTTGGTTACCGCGTTGTAGGCGGCGCGGATCTTCTTCTCTGCGGTCTCGTCTTCTTCCTCAAACTTCGGCAGCAGCTTTTCGACGACCTGGTCCATGTGCTCGGCGGTAGCGGTATCGCGCTCCTGCTTGCCGGGGATGGACATGATCTCGCCGATCTTCTTGGAAGCGCTCGTGCGAACTGCTTCCAGGATCTCGTCGGTGTAGTCCGGGAAGATCGGGAATTCCTTCTTGTCCTTGGCGGCGAGCTTGGACAGCTGATCCTGTGCGCGGCAGAGGGTATCGATGAACGGCTTGGCTGCCTCGAGGCCCTCGGCAACGACGGACTCCGTCGGTGCGGGCGCACCGTCTGCAACGCGCTCGATGACACCCTCGGTAGCACCAGCTTCCACCATCATGATGGCAACGTCGTTCTTCTTGCCCTTCTTTACACGACGGCCGGCGACAACCATCTCGAAGAGGGCAGCCTCGTGCTGCTCAACGTTGGGGAAGGCGACCCACTGGCCGTCCTTGTGGTCCTCATCAGCGATCAGTGCCATGCGGACACCGCCGACAGCACCGGATACGGGGAGACCGGAGAGCTGCGTTGCTGCGGAGGCCGCGTTGATGGCGACGACATCGTAGAACTCGTTGGGGTCAACGCTCATCACGGTGATGACGCACTGGACCTCGTTGCGCAGGCCCTTCTGGAAAGTGGGGCGCAGCGGACGGTCGATGAGGCGGCAGGCGAGGATGGCGTCCGTGGAGGGGCGACCTTCTCGACGGAAGAAGGAACCAGGGATCTTGCCCTTGGCGTACATGCGCTCTTCCACATCCACGGTCAGCGGGAAGAAGTCGAAACCCTCGCGGGGGTTGTTGCTCGCCGTCGTGGTGGCGAGCATCATTGTGTCCTCGTCCAGGTAGGCGGTAACGGAACCGTCTGCCTGGCGGGCTAGCTGACCGGTCTCAAACCGGATGGTGCGGGTGCCAAAGTCACCGTTATCAATGGTGGCTGTGGCTTCAAAGGTGCCGACCTCTTCGTCGACAAAAGTCTGTACATCGTTCATGTACGAGTTCACTCCTCGTATCCAAAATCCTCTCGGGCAATCGTCGGTGCTGCCCTCATAAATCTTTTCGGGTATCTAGACCTCGAACCATTCTAGCAGGCATTTTGCTAGCGCGTTGAAAGGGGCAGATAGCCGTGCCCGCACAGCCCTCCTCTACCCCTACGAAACCGTTATCGCGTTCACAGACGCAACCACCCGCATTTTCCCGCACCAGAGTCTCCTGTCCGGCGAGACCCCGCAGGCCACAGGCATCCAACGTCCCACCTACGGGAACCGAACCGAACGCCATGTTCGCAACCAACTAGTGTGGCAGGCATGAGGTTCCTCAACGATTCCACCCCGCCCTACGAACTGACCTACCACGATGTTTTCATGGTGCCCTCGCGCTCGAGCGTCGGCTCGCGTGGCAACGTCGACATCACGACAACTGACGGCTCCGGCACGACCATCCCGCTCGTGGTGTCCAACATGACGGCGGTTTCTGGTCGTCGCATGGCAGAAACCGTCGCCCGGCGTGGCGGCATCGCAATCCTTCCTCAGGACGTGCCAACGGACATCGCCGCAGAGACGATCCGCATAGTAAAGGCATCACACCCGGTTTTCGATACTCCGATCACCGTCAAGCCACACCACACGGTTGGCTACACCAAGAATCTCATCCACAAGCGCGCCCACGGTGCCGCAATCGTCGTCGATGAAGAGGGGCGACCGATTGGCCTGGTGACGGATAAGGATCTTGCCAACCGGGACAACTTCACCCAGGTGCAGGCCATCATGTCAACGGAGCTCATGACGATCCCCGACTCGGTTGAGCCGAAGGAGGCATTCACGCTCCTCGCCGAGGCTTCCCGCAAAGTCGCGCCCGTCATCGACGGTGAGGGCGCGCTCGTCGGTGTGCTCACCCGGAAGTCAGCCCTTCGCGCGACGCTCTACTCCCCTGCCTTGGACGAGGAAGGCACTTTCCGCGTCGGTGTCGCCGTGGGGATCAACGGCGATCCCGCCGGTCGCGCCACCGCACTTGTGGGGCACGGCGCGAACCTCGTCGTCGTGGACACGGCCCACGGCCACCAGGATTCCGCCATCAGCGCGGTAGAAAAGGTCCGCGCAGCACTTCCTGATATTCCGCTCGTAGCCGGCAACGTGGTGACACCGGAGGGTGTCGCCGACCTCATCTCTGCCGGTGCGAACATCGTGAAAGTCGGTGTCGGTCCCGGCGCGATGTGTACCACCCGCATGCAGACCGGCGTGGGTAGGCCGCAATTCTCCGCCGTCCTCGACTGTGCTGCCCAGGCCCGGGAGCTCGGCGGCCACGTGTGGGCAGACGGCGGGATCCGCAACCCCCGCGACGTTGCGCTCGCACTTGCCGCCGGCGCCTCAAACGTCATGATTGGGTCACTGTTTGCTGGAACGTTTGAGTCCCCTGGGGATTTGCTTGTCGACGGCGATGGGAACTGGTACAAGGAAAGTTTCGGTATGGCTTCCCGCCGCGCGGTGGAGAATCGAAACTCCGCTGCCGCGGCCTTCGACCGCGCCCGGCGCGCCATGTTTGAGGAAGGCATCTCCACGGCGAAGATCACTGTGGATAAGAAGAAGGGCGGCGTGGAGGACCTCATTGACAACATGGTTTCCGGCCTCCGTTCCGCTATGACGTACGCGGGCGCCGATTCCCTCGCGTCCTTCCATGAGCGTGCCGTCGTCGGCGTGCAGTCCGCCTCCGGCTTCCTTGAGGGGATGCCCCGGGCCAACGGGCGCTAACCACTTATTGCTCGCTGTACTATTTCTCGGTTCCCCACCACAGGGGAGGTGTCTCGGTTAGAAGCAACTCGGCCTACCCCCTCAGAGAACCGGTCACGTTTTGCGGGGTTTGTGTCACCCACCTCGACCCTCCATTTTCGCCCACGGCATCCTGCGCTGCCTGGGTGGCAATGCACAAAGGTGCCAAGGCCGACAGAGAAGGCTCGGACCCAACCCCAGGTGTCCACTTCCATGGGGTTGGGTCCAAGCTACGGCGCTCATTCCCCCAGGTCTCACCAGACGCACGTTCTCCAGTCGCAGGTTTAGCAACCACACAAGCGCGCTGGTGTGGAACGTGCGGGCTGACCACCGGTCTAGGGGTCACTGGTCACGCAGCCGGTTTCCGGCCACCCGGCCTAGCTATTGGTCACCGATTTTCTCAGGTTCTCCAGCTGATTCTGCTTCCCCATCACCATCACGATATCCGGCTGCTTGGAGCCTTCTTAGCTCCGCGTAGTATCCATCAGCACGTAACAGGGCTTCCGGCGAGCCGAATTCCACGAGCTTCCCATGGTCGAGTACGAGCACTTCATCCGCCAGCAGGGTACTGGGCAAACGGTGACTGACGATGACGGTAATCCCGCCGTAACGTGCGTTGTCCTTAGCGATGCGTTCGTAAGCGGAGAACAACCTCTTCTCTGATTCCGGGTCAAGCGCCGAGGTGGGTTCATCCAGAACCAGCAAGAGAGGATGCGGCCGCGTGCATCCTCGAGCCAAAGCAATTTTTTGCCACTGTCCACCAGAAAGCTGTTTGCCGCCGTCTTCCAAACCAAGTGGCGTGGATAGACCGTCAGGTAACGCCTCCAGAACATCCTCCACGCCTGCGCGGGAGAGGGCTTGTGCAGCGACCTCTGCAGAACCGAATACACCATCGTGCCCGTCCACGCCGCCAAGAGTGAGTGCCTCAGCCGCAATCATCCGAGGCCGAAGGAAATCCTGGAAAACGGCCGAGACGCGAGAATGCCAATTGCCGATGCCCGACAGTTCTTTACCGTCCACAACAATATGGCCGTCGTAATCGAGAAGACCGAGAAGGCACAGCGACAATGTCGATTTACCTGCACCGTTTTCCCCTACGACAGCCAACACATGACCGGCGGGGATGCGAAAACTGAGGTCTGACACAGCAGGTGAATCATGCCCCGGATATGTGATGGTGAGGTGGTCAACATCGATGCCATAGCGAAGTTCCTTGAAAAGCGACTGGTGCGGGCAAACCGCAATCGGCGCTCCATCACCCGCACTGTAGCCGTCCACTACTGTGTCTTGCTGGCTGGCAACGCCGTCAGGGAGCGTCACAGGCTCTTCGTTCTTATTCGCAGACTCATCGTTGTTATTCGCAGACTCATCGTTGTTATTCGCTGACTCATCGTTGTTATTTGCCTCGTTTGCCTGCATTGTCTCGATGTGCGAAGCCAACCACAAATAACGGTCAACGGCGTGCACGCTGCTCCCAAG includes:
- the thyX gene encoding FAD-dependent thymidylate synthase, whose translation is MATHADLSVELIALTEFHKPEGIEWTTDAVDSPEALVEFAGRACYETFNKPNPRTSTNAAYVRHIMEVGHLSLLEHASASMYVRGISRSATHELVRHRHFSFSQLSQRFVHPGETEVVVPDEIAGDEQLERLFMRTVDDTRFAFEEILSSLEQKLSDEPNALLRMKQARQAARAVLPNATESRIVVTGNLRAWRHFIGMRATEHADKEIRTLAVECLKILAKECPVVFGDFEVTRLSDGSEMATSPYVTDF
- the dapB gene encoding 4-hydroxy-tetrahydrodipicolinate reductase; this translates as MSLRKVGVVGAKGRVGQAVVEGVTAAEDLELVAAVDRDDSLEELVKAGAEVVVDFTTPSVVMDNLRFYIDNGIDAVIGTTGFDEERIATVNSWLEGKEGQGVLIAPNFAISAVLTMAFARQAAPFFESAEVIEMHHPNKVDAPSGTAIHTAEGIAAAREATSEPDATEQSLDGARGADVKGVPVHAIRMTGAVAHETVIFGTQGQSLTIKQDSYDRTSFIPGVLVGVRNICSHPGLTVGLDSYLGL
- a CDS encoding polyribonucleotide nucleotidyltransferase produces the protein MNDVQTFVDEEVGTFEATATIDNGDFGTRTIRFETGQLARQADGSVTAYLDEDTMMLATTTASNNPREGFDFFPLTVDVEERMYAKGKIPGSFFRREGRPSTDAILACRLIDRPLRPTFQKGLRNEVQCVITVMSVDPNEFYDVVAINAASAATQLSGLPVSGAVGGVRMALIADEDHKDGQWVAFPNVEQHEAALFEMVVAGRRVKKGKKNDVAIMMVEAGATEGVIERVADGAPAPTESVVAEGLEAAKPFIDTLCRAQDQLSKLAAKDKKEFPIFPDYTDEILEAVRTSASKKIGEIMSIPGKQERDTATAEHMDQVVEKLLPKFEEEDETAEKKIRAAYNAVTKEIVRHRILTEGFRIDGRDVKQIRDLSVEVELVPRAHGSALFERGETQILGVTTLDMLKMEQQIDSLSPVTSKRYIHHYNFPPYSTGETGRVGSPKRREIGHGALAERALLPVIPSKEEFPYAIRQVSEALGSNGSTSMGSVCASTLSLLNAGVPLKAPVAGIAMGLVSDKIDGKMHYTALTDILGAEDAFGDMDFKVAGTSEIVTALQLDTKLDGIPSNVLAAALQQAHEARLEILDTMAQVIEEPDEMSDFAPRITSIKVPVSKIGEVIGPKGKNINAITEETGADVSIEEDGTVYVSATTGAAADAAIEKINAVANPQMPKVGERFLGTVVKIANFGAFVSILPGRDGLIHISKLGGKKRIEKVEDVINVGEKVEVEIADIDNRGKISLIPVDGH
- a CDS encoding GuaB1 family IMP dehydrogenase-related protein, encoding MRFLNDSTPPYELTYHDVFMVPSRSSVGSRGNVDITTTDGSGTTIPLVVSNMTAVSGRRMAETVARRGGIAILPQDVPTDIAAETIRIVKASHPVFDTPITVKPHHTVGYTKNLIHKRAHGAAIVVDEEGRPIGLVTDKDLANRDNFTQVQAIMSTELMTIPDSVEPKEAFTLLAEASRKVAPVIDGEGALVGVLTRKSALRATLYSPALDEEGTFRVGVAVGINGDPAGRATALVGHGANLVVVDTAHGHQDSAISAVEKVRAALPDIPLVAGNVVTPEGVADLISAGANIVKVGVGPGAMCTTRMQTGVGRPQFSAVLDCAAQARELGGHVWADGGIRNPRDVALALAAGASNVMIGSLFAGTFESPGDLLVDGDGNWYKESFGMASRRAVENRNSAAAAFDRARRAMFEEGISTAKITVDKKKGGVEDLIDNMVSGLRSAMTYAGADSLASFHERAVVGVQSASGFLEGMPRANGR
- a CDS encoding ATP-binding cassette domain-containing protein, translating into MENATVYAEDDDVKENVVEDSTVGNEDKTRTGIWGQIAGTAGCLRYLVASGWSVARREMVLSVSGLISALITTLYPFAIAGLVGGLARHDETLIIFSLAGLAVYSILPSFLSAMGVHYRLRVADKIGHHFDREIADYLSRPRTLSVFYDSKVADALGLLIARKGTLGQSFNILGNVAPLFISQVVLLVLAVLTDWRLIFVAIAGLGETLFQTKVMAWQAEADDASAPYVRQIQQLVSAGLDPQMSADLRTLNSQSDLHEILRKRVHNWRAPIHVRDNKQAAVSIGSSVVYYAVAAAVLISMGVDTVHGHVSIEQLTAACALVPKLTNSLAMVLASVTALGSSVHAVDRYLWLASHIETMQANEANNNDESANNNDESANNNDESANKNEEPVTLPDGVASQQDTVVDGYSAGDGAPIAVCPHQSLFKELRYGIDVDHLTITYPGHDSPAVSDLSFRIPAGHVLAVVGENGAGKSTLSLCLLGLLDYDGHIVVDGKELSGIGNWHSRVSAVFQDFLRPRMIAAEALTLGGVDGHDGVFGSAEVAAQALSRAGVEDVLEALPDGLSTPLGLEDGGKQLSGGQWQKIALARGCTRPHPLLLVLDEPTSALDPESEKRLFSAYERIAKDNARYGGITVIVSHRLPSTLLADEVLVLDHGKLVEFGSPEALLRADGYYAELRRLQAAGYRDGDGEAESAGEPEKIGDQ